In Leptospira limi, a single genomic region encodes these proteins:
- a CDS encoding ethanolamine ammonia-lyase subunit EutB, producing MSYQIIIGKKTYQFRDLKEVLAKASPLRSGDILSGVAAENQEERIAAQMVLADIYLSDFLNNELIPANKDEVTRLILESHDPTAFKTISHLTVGGFRDFLLSETTDLSVLESIRMGLTPEMVAAVSKLMSNQDLILVSQKIKIITKFRNTIGLPGRLSVRLQPNHPTDDPKGIAASILDGLLLGSGDAVIGINPATDHVPTCISLLEMLDTIIQTYSIPTQSCILTHVTTSMQVMQKGAPLDLVFQSIGGTEDLNQSFGINLSLLAEARDMALSLKRGSIGNNVMYFETGQGSALSAGAHHGIDQQTLEVRAYAVARKFSPLLVNTVVGFIGPEYLYNGKQIIRAGLEDHFCGKLMGLPMGVDICYTNHADADQDDMDTLLTLLGVAGCNFIMGIPGADDVMLSYQSTSFHDALYLRQVLGLKPAPEFEQWLVQKGIFSNGKQFLPVENQMVALFEKELRLD from the coding sequence GTGAGTTATCAAATCATCATCGGGAAAAAAACATATCAGTTCCGTGACTTAAAAGAAGTTTTGGCAAAAGCATCTCCCCTTCGTTCGGGAGATATTTTAAGCGGAGTTGCCGCAGAAAACCAAGAAGAACGAATTGCGGCACAAATGGTGTTAGCTGATATATACTTATCAGATTTTTTAAATAACGAATTAATTCCAGCAAACAAGGATGAGGTGACAAGGCTCATTTTAGAATCTCATGATCCTACTGCATTTAAGACGATTTCCCATTTAACAGTAGGTGGATTTCGTGATTTTTTATTATCGGAAACAACGGATCTATCTGTTTTAGAATCCATTCGTATGGGTCTCACTCCAGAAATGGTTGCGGCTGTATCGAAACTCATGTCCAATCAGGATTTAATTTTAGTCAGTCAAAAAATCAAAATTATTACAAAGTTTCGAAATACAATAGGATTACCTGGAAGGTTGTCGGTTCGTTTACAACCTAATCATCCCACCGATGACCCGAAAGGTATTGCTGCCAGTATCTTAGATGGATTGTTACTTGGAAGTGGAGATGCTGTGATCGGAATTAATCCTGCCACTGACCATGTGCCAACTTGTATCTCATTATTAGAAATGTTAGATACAATCATCCAAACATATTCCATCCCAACTCAATCTTGTATCCTCACTCATGTAACCACCTCTATGCAAGTGATGCAAAAAGGAGCACCACTAGACTTGGTATTCCAATCCATTGGCGGAACAGAAGATTTGAATCAGAGTTTTGGTATCAATCTTTCTTTATTAGCAGAAGCAAGAGATATGGCTTTGTCTTTGAAGAGAGGATCCATTGGAAATAACGTAATGTATTTTGAAACAGGGCAAGGAAGTGCGTTGTCAGCAGGGGCACATCATGGAATTGACCAACAAACGTTAGAAGTGAGAGCTTATGCAGTTGCTAGAAAATTTTCTCCCTTACTCGTGAATACTGTCGTTGGTTTTATCGGCCCTGAGTATTTATATAATGGAAAACAAATCATTCGTGCTGGTTTGGAAGATCATTTTTGTGGAAAACTAATGGGTTTACCAATGGGAGTTGACATCTGTTATACGAATCATGCTGATGCAGACCAAGATGATATGGATACATTATTAACTCTCCTAGGGGTGGCAGGGTGCAATTTTATCATGGGAATACCTGGTGCTGACGATGTGATGTTATCATACCAAAGTACTTCATTTCATGATGCATTGTATCTAAGACAAGTATTGGGATTAAAACCGGCTCCTGAATTTGAACAATGGTTGGTTCAGAAAGGAATTTTCTCAAATGGAAAACAGTTTTTACCAGTTGAGAATCAAATGGTAGCCTTGTTTGAAAAAGAATTAAGGTTGGATTAA
- a CDS encoding cryptochrome/photolyase family protein: protein MKKALLILGNQLFDLDSILAKEKRSEYIVFIREDKELCTYYHFHKHKILFFFLAMRAYAEELKKLGFLVHYEPLDVNSDSYDVQLSNFLLKESIDELHYFEIEDRFFENRILSLLKTTKVKGIEHRSPMFLTKRKDFEAYLLTHKKPFMKTFYESQRKTLHLLVNDKNEPIGGKWSFDTENRKKLPKTYHAPNLPNINFTTKEKEVFDLVETHFPNHPGNTENFWLPTTRKGAKHWLDQFLKKRLDLFGPYEDAFSQSFPFLQHSVLTPFLNVGLLTPKEVVEVTMDHVKKNKIPIESLEGFIRQIIGWREFIRGIDQNFGDIQESKNHFAHKRKFTKHWFDGTTGIPPLDFVIKKCNQYGYAHHIERLMVLGSLMVLFEIHPKEAYRWFMEMFIDSSDWVMGPNVYGMALFSDGGIFATKPYICGSNYYQKMGQFPKGEWEEAVDGLYWSFIETHQFEFSKNPRTAVLVGNLHRMQNDRKEKLFQTAKIWKEKLTLVS, encoded by the coding sequence ATGAAAAAAGCCCTTCTCATCCTGGGAAACCAACTTTTCGATTTAGATTCGATTTTGGCCAAAGAAAAACGTTCCGAATACATAGTTTTTATAAGAGAAGACAAAGAATTATGTACATACTACCATTTTCATAAACATAAAATTTTATTTTTCTTTTTAGCTATGAGAGCCTATGCAGAAGAACTAAAAAAATTAGGTTTTTTGGTTCACTACGAACCTTTGGATGTAAATTCCGATTCCTATGATGTGCAACTGTCTAATTTTCTTTTAAAAGAATCCATTGATGAATTACACTATTTTGAAATCGAAGATCGTTTTTTTGAAAATAGAATCCTCTCGTTACTCAAAACGACAAAAGTAAAAGGGATCGAACATAGATCTCCGATGTTTCTGACAAAACGCAAAGATTTTGAAGCCTATTTATTAACTCATAAAAAACCTTTTATGAAGACTTTTTATGAATCTCAAAGAAAAACATTACATTTGTTAGTGAATGATAAAAATGAACCTATTGGTGGGAAATGGAGTTTTGATACTGAAAATCGGAAAAAACTTCCAAAAACTTACCATGCTCCAAATTTACCCAATATCAATTTTACCACAAAAGAGAAGGAAGTTTTCGATTTGGTGGAAACACATTTTCCAAACCATCCAGGAAACACTGAAAATTTTTGGTTACCAACGACTCGTAAGGGTGCCAAACATTGGTTAGATCAATTTCTAAAAAAAAGATTGGATTTATTTGGTCCTTATGAAGATGCTTTTTCACAATCATTTCCCTTTTTACAACATTCGGTACTCACACCATTTTTAAATGTTGGTTTATTAACTCCGAAAGAAGTTGTCGAAGTGACAATGGATCACGTAAAAAAAAATAAAATCCCGATTGAATCGTTGGAAGGTTTCATCCGACAAATCATCGGTTGGCGTGAATTCATTCGGGGAATTGATCAAAATTTTGGGGATATACAAGAATCGAAAAACCATTTTGCTCACAAACGAAAGTTCACAAAACATTGGTTTGATGGCACAACTGGCATACCACCTCTCGATTTTGTCATAAAAAAGTGCAATCAATATGGATACGCTCACCACATAGAACGATTGATGGTACTTGGATCATTAATGGTGTTATTCGAAATCCATCCCAAGGAAGCGTACCGTTGGTTTATGGAGATGTTCATTGATTCATCTGATTGGGTGATGGGACCCAATGTGTATGGGATGGCTCTCTTTAGTGACGGCGGCATTTTTGCCACCAAACCATACATATGCGGATCCAACTACTACCAAAAAATGGGCCAGTTCCCCAAAGGGGAATGGGAAGAAGCCGTGGATGGGTTGTATTGGTCGTTTATCGAAACCCATCAATTCGAGTTTTCCAAAAACCCCAGAACCGCTGTCCTTGTTGGAAATTTACACCGGATGCAAAATGACAGAAAGGAAAAACTCTTCCAAACTGCCAAAATCTGGAAAGAGAAACTCACCTTAGTTTCGTAA